From a single Nostoc sp. MS1 genomic region:
- a CDS encoding HNH endonuclease: MDSHQNLPDDFIKLCQSVTAKRPKAVINHILQYGFITTEELKERYGYNHPPRAARDVREHGIPLETFRVTGSDGRKIAAYKFGNVAKTRFSRLSGRTGLSKQIKNELINKYGCKCFIYLEEVDERELQIDHRVPFEVDGEPELEADNFMLLCGSANRAKSWSCEHCENWRSIKDKSICLSCYWAYPENYTHIAMRQVRRIDLIWQGENVEIYERLKQQAASLNKEIPEFIKEIIEREIRRNIDD; encoded by the coding sequence ATGGACAGTCATCAAAATCTACCAGATGATTTTATAAAACTTTGTCAATCAGTGACAGCTAAAAGACCGAAAGCTGTTATTAATCATATTCTGCAATATGGTTTTATAACTACAGAAGAACTGAAAGAAAGATACGGATACAATCATCCTCCCAGAGCAGCACGAGATGTTAGAGAACACGGAATCCCTTTAGAAACCTTTCGCGTAACAGGTAGCGATGGTAGAAAAATAGCTGCTTATAAATTTGGAAATGTTGCTAAAACTAGATTTTCTAGGTTATCTGGTAGAACAGGCTTATCGAAGCAGATAAAAAACGAATTAATCAATAAATATGGTTGTAAATGCTTTATTTATTTAGAAGAGGTTGACGAACGTGAATTACAGATTGATCATCGTGTTCCCTTTGAAGTTGATGGTGAACCAGAGTTAGAAGCTGATAACTTCATGTTACTTTGTGGCTCCGCTAATCGGGCTAAATCTTGGTCATGTGAGCATTGTGAAAATTGGCGTAGCATCAAGGACAAGTCTATTTGCTTATCATGTTACTGGGCATATCCAGAAAACTATACACATATTGCAATGCGACAAGTCAGAAGGATAGACCTCATTTGGCAAGGAGAAAATGTTGAGATTTACGAAAGATTAAAACAACAAGCAGCTAGTTTGAACAAAGAAATCCCTGAATTTATCAAAGAGATTATTGAAAGAGAAATTAGACGAAATATTGACGATTAA